TTCTTCATCAGGTTGAGCCGAGCGTCGACCCAGCGCTTGAGCTGGACGTTGCCCTGCTTGATCCCGATCCCGTAGGGCGCCTCCAGGAAGAGGTCGTCGGTCAGTTTCGCGGCCGGGTTCGTCGCCGCGATCAGCGCGAGGGACGTGTCGTCGAACATCACGGCGTCGGCGCGGCCCTGGTTGAAGGCGAGGACCGCGTTCGTGACGCTGTCGACGACAACGGGGTCGGTGCCCGAGAAGCACCGCTTCATCCAGCGGTCGTAGATCGAGCCGCTGGTCGTCGCGACCTTCTTGCCGCCGAGGTCGGCGAGGCTCTTGATCGGCGAGTCGTTCTTGACCAGGAGCCTCCCTGTGGCGTTGTAGTACGCGCGGGAGAAATCGATCCGCGTGTCGCGATCGGCCGTGTACGTGAACGTCGAGATGACGAGATCGACGCGCCCGGTGGTGAGCAATGGTTCACGCGCCGCCGTCGGCGCGCAGACGAATGTCAGTCGCTGCGCACGCCCGAAGGCGTAGCGGGCGAACTGCTTGGCGATCTCCACGTCGACGCCGGCGTTCTTCCCCCGCACGTCGATGTATCCGAACGGCGGCGTGTCGCACTTGACGCCGACGATCAGCCGCTTGCGGCTCGCGATGTCGGCGGGGAGCTTCGGGAGCACTGGGGCCTTCGCCGCCGGCCGCGCCTGCGCGGTCGAGGCGGTGGTCTGGGCGGATCCGAGCGTCGCCGCGACGAACGCGACAACGGCGACCCCTGCCGTGGCCAGGACGATCCTTCTCATTCCTCTCCTCCTTCTGCCTCGGTGATTGTCAATTCGTCGAGAGATCCGGTGAGCTCGAGCGAACGGCGGAGAAAGCGCCGCGTGCGCTCCTCGCGCGGGTTGTCGAGCACGTCGGCCGGCCGGCCCTGCTCGACGATCTTGC
This Candidatus Polarisedimenticolaceae bacterium DNA region includes the following protein-coding sequences:
- a CDS encoding transporter substrate-binding domain-containing protein, whose protein sequence is MRRIVLATAGVAVVAFVAATLGSAQTTASTAQARPAAKAPVLPKLPADIASRKRLIVGVKCDTPPFGYIDVRGKNAGVDVEIAKQFARYAFGRAQRLTFVCAPTAAREPLLTTGRVDLVISTFTYTADRDTRIDFSRAYYNATGRLLVKNDSPIKSLADLGGKKVATTSGSIYDRWMKRCFSGTDPVVVDSVTNAVLAFNQGRADAVMFDDTSLALIAATNPAAKLTDDLFLEAPYGIGIKQGNVQLKRWVDARLNLMKKKDLFVPIIRNNIAPRFVPAFSKNILRPNNDFTYRAAGLPSVDTVCP